GCAGCCCGATCGCCCCGATCGCCGCGAACGGTACGGAGATCAGCAGGATCAGCGCCTGGACCAGACTCCGGAACGTCGCCACCATGATCAGGAAGACGATCGCGATCGCGGCCAGCACCGCCAGTCCCAGGTCGGCGAAGGCCTCCTCCTGGTCGGCGCTCACCCCGCCCAGGGTGAACGTCGCCCCCGGCACGTCGAGGCCGTCCAGCCGGTCGCGCAGCTCCTGGCTGGTCGCGCCGAGGTTGGACCCGGTCGCGGTGCCGGTGACCGAGACGCTGCGGTCCCCGTCGATCCGGGTGATCTGCTGCGGCCCCTCGGACTGTCTGATCTCGGCGATGTCGTCGAGGGTGACCGGGCCGACCCGCAGAGCCCGCAGCTCCTCGACGGTCAACGGCGGCTTGCCGGTACCGGCGAGCACCACGACGCGCTGTGCGCCGTCGACCGAGACCTGCCCCAGCGGGGTGCCCCGGTAGACCTGGGCGACGAGCTGGCCGACCGCCGCCTCGGTGAGCCCGGCCCGGGCCGCCGCGATCCGGTCGACGACGACCTCCACCCGCGGGACCCGCTCGGCCAGGCTGGTGGAGACATCGGCCACCTCGGGCGTCTCGGCCATCACCCGCCGGGCCTCCTCGGCGGCCCGCGCCAGCACCTCCGGGTCCGGAGCCTGGACGATCACCCGGATCTCGTTGGCGACGGCCCCGCCCTGACCACCGCCGAAGGTGATCTCACCGACGCCGTCGCCCAGACCGTCGAGCTCCCGACGCAGTTTCTCGCGCAGCTCTGCGGCGTCGGTCTCGCCGTCCAGCGCCACCGAGTAGGAGGCGGTCTCGTTGCCCCCGCCCCCGGCGAACGGGTTGTCCCCGCCGCCGGCGGTGACCTGGTAACTCTCCACCCCGTCGGTACGCGCCAGCACCGCCTCGACCTGGCGGGCGGCCTGGTCGGTGCCGGCCAGCCCGGTGCCCGCCGGCAGCTGCTGGGTGATGTTCAGGGTGTCCTGGCCGGAGTCGTCCAGGAAGTTGGTCTCCAGCTGCCGGGAGAGCCCGAAGGTGCCGGCGAGCACGACCAGCCCCACCCCCACCGTGATCCACCGGGTCCGTCGGGTCCGGGTGGCGAAGTCGATGACCGGCAGGTACGCCCGCTGCAGCGGGTTGCGCAGCTCCCTGGCCTCGGCGGCCCGGCGGGCCTGCTCGTCGGAGACGGCCGGTGGCTTCAGGAACCAGTACGCCAGCACCGGGATCACGGTCAGCGAGACCAGCAGCGAGGCGAGCAGGGCCACCGTGACGGTGATCGCGAACGGCGCGAAGAGCTGCCCGACGAAACCGCCGACGAGCGCGACGGGGGCGAAGACCGCCACCGTGGTCAACGTGGACGCGGTCACCGCACCGGCGACCTCCCGGACCGCGCCGAGGATCGCCTCGCGCTTCTCCTCGCCGTACTCCAGGTGGCGTTTGATGTTCTCCAGCACCACGATCGAGTCGTCCACCACCCGCCCGACCGCGATGGTCAGCGCGCCGAGGGTGAGCAGGTTCAGCGAGTAGTCCCCGATCCACAACGCGAGCAGCGCCACCAGCACCGACAACGGGATCGACACCGCGGTGACCACGGTGGAGCGGATCGACAGCAGGAAGACCAGGATGACGATGACCGCCATCACCAGACCCAGCAGACCCTCGGTGCTCAACGTCTCGATGGACTTCTCCACGAACGGGGCCTGGTCGAAGATCACCGTCAGGTCGGCACCGGCGGCGGTCTCCAGCTCGGTGAGCCGGTCGCGGATCTCGTGGGAGATCGCCACCGCGTTGCCGTCGGGAGCCGCGGTGACCGCGATACCCAGGCTGTCCTGCCCGTTGGTACGGGTGATCGCGGTGGGCGGCGCGAGCTGCTGCTCCACCGTGGCCACGTCGCCGAGCTTGACCGGGGCGGCCTTCGAGTCCGACGGTACGAGGGCGATCCCGCGCAGTTCGTCCAGGGTGGTGATCGGGGCACCCACCTGCACGGTCAACGACCGCGCCCCGTCGCTGAC
Above is a window of Micromonospora yangpuensis DNA encoding:
- a CDS encoding efflux RND transporter permease subunit, with the protein product MSLLARFSLANRGLVALIAVVTTAFGLFAVPSLKQQLLPSLEFPAAFIVAGYPGAGPEIVESQVTEPIENSLQGIAGLEEITSTSREGLTTVQVTFAFGTDLDDVVNKMQTALSRIDAQLPADVDPQVIAGSTDDLPAMVIAAATGSDERALAGRLRDTVVPELESIDGVRTVEVTGDRDDVVVITPDPAKLAKAKLAPTAIGTALKTNGVAVPAGAVSDGARSLTVQVGAPITTLDELRGIALVPSDSKAAPVKLGDVATVEQQLAPPTAITRTNGQDSLGIAVTAAPDGNAVAISHEIRDRLTELETAAGADLTVIFDQAPFVEKSIETLSTEGLLGLVMAVIVILVFLLSIRSTVVTAVSIPLSVLVALLALWIGDYSLNLLTLGALTIAVGRVVDDSIVVLENIKRHLEYGEEKREAILGAVREVAGAVTASTLTTVAVFAPVALVGGFVGQLFAPFAITVTVALLASLLVSLTVIPVLAYWFLKPPAVSDEQARRAAEARELRNPLQRAYLPVIDFATRTRRTRWITVGVGLVVLAGTFGLSRQLETNFLDDSGQDTLNITQQLPAGTGLAGTDQAARQVEAVLARTDGVESYQVTAGGGDNPFAGGGGNETASYSVALDGETDAAELREKLRRELDGLGDGVGEITFGGGQGGAVANEIRVIVQAPDPEVLARAAEEARRVMAETPEVADVSTSLAERVPRVEVVVDRIAAARAGLTEAAVGQLVAQVYRGTPLGQVSVDGAQRVVVLAGTGKPPLTVEELRALRVGPVTLDDIAEIRQSEGPQQITRIDGDRSVSVTGTATGSNLGATSQELRDRLDGLDVPGATFTLGGVSADQEEAFADLGLAVLAAIAIVFLIMVATFRSLVQALILLISVPFAAIGAIGLLLVTGTPLGVPALIGVLMLVGIVVTNAIVLLDLINQYREQGMGIREAVVEGGRRRLRPILMTAVATIFALLPMAFGLTGEGGFISRPLAIVVIGGLLSSTLLTLVLVPTLYAMAEHTKESWRVRRAGAAAAGADPDGSAGATPREPVTVGADAGRSTGRDSTGPAAGGTAGKGTAGGTTAAKGTAGGTTAGGTTAAGGTAGGATAEREADAPVTRPAPSGALVDGTDQFEVLRLPKSRRSPLPPAE